A single region of the Changchengzhania lutea genome encodes:
- a CDS encoding MmcQ/YjbR family DNA-binding protein, protein MNIEQYRDYCLSKKGVTEHFPFDKDTLVFKVLEKMFALASLEKWEAGNGFINLKCDPDYALELRETYSSIKPGWHMNKQQWNSVYIHEGELKPQFILELIDHSYDMVVKGMTKKLRDSLI, encoded by the coding sequence ATGAATATAGAGCAATACAGAGATTATTGTTTAAGTAAAAAGGGAGTGACTGAACACTTTCCTTTTGATAAGGACACTTTAGTCTTTAAAGTGTTGGAAAAAATGTTTGCTTTGGCGTCCTTAGAAAAATGGGAAGCTGGAAATGGTTTTATCAACTTAAAATGTGATCCAGATTATGCTTTGGAACTCCGAGAGACCTATAGCAGCATAAAACCTGGTTGGCACATGAATAAGCAGCAATGGAACAGTGTTTATATTCACGAAGGTGAATTAAAGCCACAATTTATTTTGGAACTTATAGATCATTCTTACGATATGGTGGTAAAAGGCATGACTAAAAAGTTAAGGGATAGCTTAATATAG
- the hemW gene encoding radical SAM family heme chaperone HemW: MGGAGIYIHIPFCKQACFYCDFHFSTSLKKKDVLIQSLVKELELRKDELQNDIIETIYFGGGTPSLLSKSELELIIHSVYKNYEVAPNPEITLEANPDDLTNDVILYLSKSPINRLSIGIQSFVEDDLKSMNRAHNAKEAKACLSMASQHFNNITIDLIYGIPDMTLEKWNTNIETALSYGVNHISSYALTVEPKTALDTFIKTGKYPPLDEVLALAHFNHLVKKMEAAGFVHYEISNFGKPNYFSKHNTSYWQGKPYLGIGPSAHSFYGNKRSWNVSNNSKYIHALQNNQLPNESEILSKKDQFNEYIMTGLRTIWGVSLEKIDTNFGASYSEHLLHEANKYIVKELLSLEDHKLIVTNKGEFLVDGMASELFMI; the protein is encoded by the coding sequence TTGGGAGGGGCTGGTATCTACATCCACATTCCGTTTTGCAAGCAAGCGTGCTTTTATTGCGACTTTCATTTTTCAACCTCATTAAAGAAGAAGGATGTATTAATTCAATCGTTGGTAAAAGAGTTGGAACTTAGAAAAGATGAGCTTCAAAACGACATTATCGAAACCATTTATTTTGGTGGTGGTACACCATCATTGCTGTCAAAATCTGAATTAGAGCTAATAATACATTCAGTTTATAAAAATTATGAAGTCGCTCCTAATCCAGAAATTACTTTAGAAGCTAATCCCGATGATTTAACAAATGATGTCATACTATACTTGTCTAAAAGTCCAATTAACAGGTTGAGCATTGGGATACAGTCATTTGTTGAAGACGATTTAAAAAGTATGAATCGGGCACATAATGCTAAAGAAGCGAAGGCATGCTTGTCCATGGCAAGTCAGCATTTCAACAATATAACCATCGATTTAATTTATGGAATCCCAGATATGACTTTGGAGAAGTGGAATACTAATATCGAAACAGCTCTTAGTTATGGCGTAAATCATATCTCTAGCTATGCCTTGACAGTAGAACCTAAAACGGCCTTAGATACCTTTATTAAAACCGGGAAATATCCACCTCTAGATGAAGTCTTGGCACTGGCGCATTTTAATCATTTAGTAAAAAAGATGGAAGCTGCAGGTTTTGTGCATTATGAAATTTCAAACTTTGGGAAGCCTAATTACTTTTCAAAACATAATACCAGTTATTGGCAAGGGAAACCCTATTTGGGTATTGGTCCTTCAGCACATTCTTTTTATGGAAATAAACGAAGTTGGAATGTGTCCAATAATTCAAAATATATACATGCACTTCAGAATAACCAATTACCGAATGAATCTGAAATCTTATCAAAAAAAGACCAATTTAACGAATATATCATGACGGGGCTGCGCACCATTTGGGGTGTATCACTTGAAAAGATAGACACCAATTTCGGGGCAAGCTATTCGGAACATCTTTTGCATGAGGCAAATAAATACATTGTAAAAGAGTTGTTAAGTCTCGAAGATCATAAATTAATAGTCACAAATAAAGGTGAATTTTTGGTAGATGGAATGGCTTCAGAACTGTTTATGATTTAG
- a CDS encoding cyclase family protein produces the protein MIAIIKKDLRSYKIDFSEPLDISMPLRASKNNVNAWYVNEPKIEPEKDGEWVASVKEGASINFNNIYFNPHAHGTHTECVGHITEEVYSINEYLKKFFFHAEVITVAPENYLKDKVISRKQLESALGGKRRDAVVIRTIPNTKDKLSRQYSHTNWSYFQEDAMNYLVNKGIKHLLIDLPSVDREKDGGELLAHKIFWNYGGNLRKNCTITELIYVPNKVKDGAYFLNLQIAPFENDASPSKPILYKIIA, from the coding sequence ATGATAGCCATAATAAAAAAAGACTTAAGGTCTTATAAGATTGATTTTTCAGAACCTTTAGATATTTCAATGCCGCTTAGAGCATCCAAAAATAATGTCAACGCGTGGTATGTCAATGAACCAAAAATAGAACCCGAAAAAGATGGGGAGTGGGTGGCAAGTGTAAAAGAAGGCGCCAGTATTAATTTCAATAATATCTATTTTAATCCGCATGCTCATGGCACACATACCGAATGTGTTGGACATATTACTGAGGAAGTATATTCCATAAATGAATATTTGAAAAAATTCTTTTTTCATGCCGAAGTCATTACCGTGGCGCCAGAAAATTATTTGAAAGACAAGGTGATTTCCAGAAAACAATTAGAATCTGCTTTAGGTGGCAAAAGACGGGATGCTGTGGTTATTAGAACCATTCCTAATACGAAGGATAAATTATCTAGGCAATATTCGCATACGAATTGGAGCTATTTTCAAGAGGATGCCATGAATTATTTAGTAAATAAAGGGATTAAACATCTGCTTATAGATTTACCAAGTGTAGATAGAGAAAAAGATGGAGGCGAATTGTTGGCGCATAAAATTTTTTGGAATTATGGAGGCAATCTACGGAAAAATTGCACTATTACAGAGCTTATTTATGTACCCAATAAAGTAAAAGACGGCGCTTATTTTTTAAATTTACAAATAGCACCTTTTGAAAATGATGCATCACCAAGCAAACCAATTTTATATAAAATCATAGCATAA
- a CDS encoding DUF4230 domain-containing protein, whose product MEGFLGLIVGVLASLGVITYLKSLKRKELVNAQSVVLLEKIKTVCKFITVEGDFAEIYHYENVKELFLKLVASRKKALVVINAKAHIGYDLSKIRLKADTERKQVILEDFPQPEVLSIETNLNYYDKKEGYFNRFAAQDLTGLQAEAKAHIKAKIPESGLLQLAQKEALESILLIETIVQTIGWKLDYSALKIDEESIKEVKEK is encoded by the coding sequence ATGGAAGGATTTTTAGGACTTATAGTTGGTGTTTTAGCTAGTTTGGGTGTGATTACCTATCTTAAATCACTTAAAAGAAAGGAGCTAGTAAATGCACAATCTGTGGTGCTTTTAGAAAAGATTAAAACCGTTTGTAAATTTATTACGGTGGAAGGCGACTTTGCTGAAATATACCACTACGAAAATGTAAAAGAACTCTTTTTAAAACTGGTGGCAAGTCGAAAAAAGGCACTGGTTGTTATAAATGCAAAAGCTCATATAGGCTACGATTTGTCTAAAATTAGATTAAAAGCCGATACCGAAAGAAAGCAAGTTATTCTCGAAGATTTTCCCCAACCGGAGGTTTTATCTATTGAAACAAATTTGAATTATTACGACAAAAAAGAGGGCTATTTTAATCGGTTTGCTGCTCAAGATCTAACGGGTTTGCAGGCCGAAGCCAAAGCACATATAAAGGCAAAAATTCCAGAAAGTGGCTTATTGCAACTGGCACAAAAAGAGGCCTTAGAAAGTATTTTGCTTATAGAAACCATTGTGCAAACCATAGGATGGAAACTGGATTATTCGGCGTTGAAGATTGATGAAGAAAGTATTAAAGAAGTAAAAGAGAAATGA
- a CDS encoding GNAT family N-acetyltransferase, with protein sequence MIEISIDKGKLQKDIIHNFLKTAYWAKGRTLKEVERSINHSLCFGVYLNGAQIGFARVVTDYVVFAYLMDVFILPEHQGNGYSKELMKAVNEEPKLQSCKVWMLKTSDAHNLYQQYGYTTIKHSEKIMERLL encoded by the coding sequence ATGATTGAAATATCTATTGATAAAGGAAAGCTTCAAAAAGATATTATTCATAATTTTTTAAAAACAGCCTATTGGGCGAAAGGAAGGACACTTAAAGAAGTGGAAAGGTCTATCAATCATAGCTTGTGTTTTGGAGTGTATTTAAACGGAGCACAAATTGGCTTTGCCAGGGTGGTAACCGATTACGTTGTATTTGCATATCTTATGGATGTATTTATTTTGCCAGAACATCAAGGCAATGGGTATTCCAAGGAATTAATGAAAGCCGTTAATGAAGAACCAAAACTTCAGTCCTGTAAAGTTTGGATGTTAAAAACATCTGATGCTCATAATCTGTATCAACAATATGGCTATACGACAATTAAGCATTCAGAAAAAATAATGGAACGCCTGTTATAA
- a CDS encoding outer membrane beta-barrel protein, with product MIPTFKIYKNVLFSIILMVSGIICTYAQNATSSIKAQVALGLNNPSRDGFVSGFEGQTYNFPTVNLGVQYMFSRTLGAKLDYGFSRISNQKFAQDFKLNYSRVNLQLVYDASQIFNFLPSRFGTFAHVGPGFSMIKPLGNFTQNDTSFLNAMAGIEFHYGISDKLTLYLDTAYILGFSDGFSPISEGFGSFNGNLLTLTVGASISLSGCYYCENE from the coding sequence ATGATTCCTACTTTTAAAATTTATAAAAATGTTCTGTTTTCAATAATTCTAATGGTATCGGGAATAATATGTACTTATGCACAAAATGCCACGAGCAGCATTAAAGCCCAAGTGGCTTTAGGATTAAATAACCCTTCCAGAGATGGTTTTGTGTCTGGTTTTGAGGGGCAAACCTATAATTTTCCAACAGTTAATCTTGGTGTGCAGTACATGTTTTCTAGGACATTGGGAGCAAAACTGGACTATGGGTTTAGTAGAATCTCCAATCAGAAATTTGCTCAAGATTTTAAATTGAATTACTCTAGGGTGAACCTGCAACTGGTCTATGACGCATCACAAATTTTTAATTTTTTGCCTTCAAGATTTGGAACTTTCGCTCATGTAGGCCCTGGGTTTTCTATGATTAAGCCACTTGGGAATTTCACCCAAAATGATACATCTTTTTTAAATGCCATGGCTGGAATTGAATTTCATTACGGCATTTCAGATAAATTAACCCTGTATTTGGATACCGCATATATTCTTGGATTTAGTGACGGGTTTAGCCCGATTTCTGAAGGTTTCGGATCATTCAATGGAAACCTTTTAACCTTAACTGTTGGAGCGTCCATATCGCTAAGTGGTTGTTATTATTGTGAAAATGAATAA
- a CDS encoding lysylphosphatidylglycerol synthase domain-containing protein, giving the protein MVLLKIGVLVGAFYFIYDRLINNDLLSFTDFYSFTIKNDAFSVKNIIFLLILSFFNWFFEILKWQILVDPIKKLIFPQASEQTLGSLTASLLTPNRIGEYGAKAMFSDRFNRSRILLINLLGNMLQMSVTLLFGMIGFSIFISQNPLQFNYSQFLKAILIISGILCFLIIQFRFKKLSIRGYSLIKIRSFISNYPNKNTFAGFGLSVFRYLIFSFQFYFILHILGAELNYYDAMVVISSTYLLSSILPSIFVLDVIIKGSVALYLFTLIGISDLVILSAITIMWLFNFVFPSILGSMYVLKFKLPVNLEST; this is encoded by the coding sequence TTGGTACTTCTAAAAATAGGTGTGCTGGTTGGTGCTTTTTATTTTATTTACGACCGCCTTATAAATAATGATCTTTTAAGTTTTACTGATTTTTATAGTTTTACAATCAAAAATGATGCTTTTTCAGTAAAAAACATCATCTTTTTATTGATATTAAGTTTTTTTAACTGGTTTTTCGAAATTCTAAAATGGCAAATTTTGGTTGACCCTATTAAAAAACTGATCTTTCCGCAAGCCTCAGAACAAACATTAGGATCTTTAACGGCTTCATTATTGACGCCTAACCGCATTGGTGAATATGGAGCAAAAGCCATGTTTTCCGATCGCTTTAATAGAAGCCGGATTCTACTGATTAATTTATTAGGTAATATGTTGCAAATGTCTGTAACCCTACTTTTCGGAATGATTGGTTTTAGCATTTTTATTTCTCAAAATCCACTTCAGTTTAATTACTCTCAATTCCTAAAAGCAATTTTAATAATTTCCGGAATCCTTTGTTTTTTAATCATCCAGTTTCGATTTAAGAAACTCTCGATCAGAGGCTATTCATTGATTAAAATCAGGTCTTTTATTTCAAATTATCCAAATAAGAATACATTCGCAGGTTTTGGCTTGTCTGTTTTTAGGTATCTTATTTTTTCATTTCAATTTTACTTTATCTTACATATTTTAGGTGCAGAACTCAACTATTATGATGCTATGGTTGTGATTTCATCCACCTATTTATTATCGTCTATATTACCATCAATTTTTGTCTTAGACGTTATTATAAAAGGAAGTGTTGCGCTTTACTTGTTCACGCTTATTGGCATAAGTGACCTCGTGATATTAAGCGCAATCACCATCATGTGGCTGTTTAATTTTGTATTTCCCAGTATTTTAGGAAGCATGTATGTGCTGAAATTCAAACTACCTGTAAACTTAGAATCAACATGA
- the ruvC gene encoding crossover junction endodeoxyribonuclease RuvC, translating to MNKERIILGIDPGTTIMGFGLIKVTGKTMTFMQLNELDLKKYKDHYLKLKLIFERTVELIDTHNPDEIAIEAPFFGKNVQSMLKLGRAQGVAMAAGLSREIPITEYLPKKIKMAITGNGNASKEQVAKMLQSLLGLKTLPKNLDATDGLAAAVCHFYNSGKITVGKSYSGWDAFVKQNSPPAPKGGAKTTTIVDLRKKKN from the coding sequence ATGAATAAAGAACGTATTATTTTAGGGATTGATCCAGGCACTACCATTATGGGTTTTGGTCTTATCAAGGTCACAGGTAAAACCATGACCTTTATGCAATTAAATGAGTTGGATTTAAAAAAATATAAGGATCATTATTTAAAGCTCAAACTGATTTTTGAAAGAACTGTTGAATTAATAGACACCCATAACCCAGATGAAATTGCTATTGAAGCGCCGTTTTTTGGTAAAAACGTACAGAGTATGCTCAAGTTGGGTCGAGCACAAGGGGTTGCTATGGCCGCGGGTTTAAGTAGAGAAATTCCTATTACAGAATATTTACCCAAAAAAATTAAAATGGCCATTACGGGCAATGGAAACGCAAGTAAGGAACAAGTGGCTAAAATGCTTCAAAGTTTATTAGGTTTAAAAACACTTCCAAAAAATTTGGATGCTACTGATGGTCTGGCCGCAGCAGTTTGTCATTTTTATAATTCTGGTAAAATAACTGTGGGTAAAAGCTATTCAGGTTGGGATGCGTTTGTAAAGCAGAATAGCCCCCCAGCCCCCAAAGGGGGAGCAAAAACAACTACTATTGTGGATCTACGCAAAAAGAAAAATTAG